A genome region from Akkermansiaceae bacterium includes the following:
- a CDS encoding glutaredoxin family protein: MENDRVLYLKAGCPWCTEVEEYLGKEGIAVRKVMVSGNREAMAEMVELSGQSKAPTLDWEGEILADFGVDELLPFLEGKV, encoded by the coding sequence ATGGAAAACGACAGGGTGCTTTATCTGAAGGCGGGATGCCCATGGTGTACGGAGGTGGAGGAGTATCTGGGGAAAGAGGGGATTGCTGTGCGCAAGGTGATGGTCTCCGGGAACAGGGAGGCGATGGCGGAGATGGTGGAACTCTCCGGGCAGTCGAAGGCGCCGACTTTGGATTGGGAGGGGGAGATCCTGGCGGATTTCGGAGTGGACGAGCTGCTGCCCTTCCTTGAGGGCAAGGTATGA
- a CDS encoding alpha-2-macroglobulin, with product MKNLILSLLMCGSIFAAEAPEMRKQAEQLEKEGNWKEAYELRVKLLRELDDGESGEDLKKALNSMNRLGALKGFDELMDELTDSKKGNPVFMQAAGQMYMGVQHYGQIVDNAFQRGNDGRGEWRQVQEQDRLRALQCYAQAWEQVEKGGNAEAQLLISMSQALTMNRMGGYLWRLSLKTDLTAVPDYTEQIDVITSEGAPVAKDGEPDYIDMPASWEASKSDGERWRWLMAEIGRLTPESAPQQELQWLQFCQQNYGVNTLASYGWWSQPDVKERDGILQASTLKEEETIAKLANGVKRFTLREDYQFIPGLRKLMRAGKGSSEWQAGDLLVQVFLNRKQYATAAETLDEVIRLHGAGNNDSRAKLLKQIRGNWSQFGATPTYFASKPVEVPLTFRNAKSVKLSLTQAKEELLMQDIIEHLKSNPVQIDHMKSSFSQLGRVLMEKNRDRYLGDEIRSWTEELKPAAGHENTEANIGLGKLAPGAYLLKSELEDGNTAWIVVWVRDLVILKRSEAGREVIYLVDAAAGAPVAGELEFFGYHADYLQKPDGKRRFNIVTHHFTKKTDEDGKLVLKEEKGWDNDRWHIIARAGERRAYLADRNLNWRGNNGNEYRYVAQKTIGITDRPVYRPGQAVHVKLWAGEARYDLGEESAFAGKSATIEVRDARNEEVFKKDGLIADEYGGITFDFDLKEEAALGNYMVTVRGEVPNTGFSFRVEEYKKPEFEVKVDAPSEPVALGESFEATVSANYYHGAPVTEATVKIKVERNFYNDRWFPDGPWDWLYGPGYWWCYGEYPWYPGWGVWGCIRPPAPWWGDRGRMGAPELVLEQAYPIGADGKVNVKIDSSIAKLVHGDQDHKYTITAEVVDASRRTIVGNGSVLAAREPYDVTVWLDRGYARAGDKVTGSFAARTLDGKTVEGEAKAILYRSSVDEEGKITEKEVASWKPEGGNWVFEASEPGQYRIAVEFTDTKGRKREGATVFSVSGADGAGDFRYNDLELIPDKKEYRPGDTVKLLVNVNKRKSRVWLFIRANQGKEEETRIIRIKGKSQVVEIPVALGDMPNFFIDGVTVANGEVHTVTREIVLPPEKRKLGVEVIPAKDRLKPREKTSLTIKITDSEGKPYKGSAAISIYDKSLEYISGGSNVGEIVPFFWDWKRHHYGPGVEDSQSLSGNHMQMPNTTFMQQLGMFGGIHANRRFLSRGKMRSGDGGGFGGMREEMLFESNFATDTVMPGAPMAKAAMAMDSAEGMSHQVGGGSNGGQAAPQVMVRSEFADLLKWVGSVETNEKGEATIEMEMPDNLTTWKIKTWAMGKGTRVGEGSAEIVTSKDLIIRLQAPRFFVEKDEVTLSAVVHNYHKEAKDVTVSLELDGKNLESTGDMERRAVIPSQGETRIDWIAKAVSEGEVTIRMKAIASDDSDAMEMKFPVYVHGMVKTESYSRAIAPEGDKAVIEFTLPQERRPSETKLTLNYSPSVASAMVDALPYLASYPYGCTEQTLNRFVPTTVVHHILKDLGHELAAIKDKRSQLNPQKIGDPKERAKDWQPKNPNWNPVWDEAEVAKMERAGIAKLRDQQNPDGGWGWFSAFESQSYPHTTAVVLHGLILARDSGAKIPADMIERGLAWLAKHEETEADKIANWKKRDKNTKQKADSMDALVRRVLGEGGKDNKQMEGFLFRDKNDLPVYAKALLGLELHRTKDIEKRDDVIRNIRQFLKRDEENQTAYLDLGNGGYWWYWYGSEFEAQAWFLKLLAAAEPESPDARGLVKYLINNRSHATYWNSTRDTAYCLEAIGDYLKASGEGDPKLTVEVLLDGKVLKTVEITKENLFTFDSTVIVAGDILGTGKHTVELRKKGKGPLYSNAYVEYFTLEDFITKAGLEVKVERTYYKLVPDNKVIDAVDSQGQAIDQKRSRMKRVELKSGDEIKSGDLIEVELGIDSKNDYEYLLFEDWKAAGMEAVDVQSGYNPNGLGAYMELRDEKVSLFVQNLPRGRHNLSYRLRAEIPGKFSALPTRAEAMYAPELRANSDEMKFRIGE from the coding sequence ATGAAAAACCTGATACTTTCCCTACTGATGTGCGGCTCGATTTTCGCCGCGGAGGCACCCGAAATGAGAAAACAGGCGGAGCAGCTGGAGAAGGAAGGGAATTGGAAGGAAGCTTATGAGCTGCGGGTGAAGCTGTTGCGCGAGTTGGACGACGGCGAATCCGGTGAGGATCTGAAAAAAGCCCTGAACTCGATGAACCGGCTGGGGGCTCTCAAAGGTTTTGATGAGCTTATGGATGAGCTGACGGATTCCAAGAAGGGCAATCCGGTTTTCATGCAGGCGGCCGGTCAGATGTATATGGGTGTCCAGCACTACGGCCAGATCGTGGACAACGCATTCCAGCGCGGCAATGACGGTAGGGGCGAGTGGAGGCAGGTGCAGGAGCAGGACAGGCTGCGGGCGCTGCAATGTTACGCGCAGGCATGGGAGCAGGTGGAGAAAGGCGGCAATGCCGAGGCGCAGTTGCTCATCAGCATGTCCCAGGCGCTCACCATGAACCGCATGGGGGGCTACCTGTGGCGGCTTTCCCTGAAAACGGATCTCACGGCGGTGCCGGACTATACGGAGCAAATCGACGTGATCACCAGCGAAGGCGCTCCGGTCGCTAAGGACGGCGAACCGGATTACATCGATATGCCGGCATCATGGGAGGCGTCGAAATCCGACGGCGAGCGCTGGCGCTGGCTGATGGCGGAGATCGGCAGGCTCACCCCTGAATCCGCGCCGCAGCAGGAGTTGCAATGGCTGCAATTTTGCCAGCAGAACTACGGCGTGAACACGCTGGCCTCCTACGGCTGGTGGTCGCAGCCGGATGTGAAGGAGCGCGATGGGATACTCCAGGCATCGACCCTGAAAGAGGAAGAGACGATCGCGAAGCTGGCGAACGGCGTGAAGCGTTTCACGCTTCGCGAAGACTACCAATTCATCCCGGGGCTGCGTAAGCTGATGCGAGCCGGGAAAGGTTCTTCGGAGTGGCAGGCGGGGGATCTGCTGGTGCAGGTTTTCCTGAACCGGAAGCAGTATGCCACCGCTGCAGAGACCCTCGATGAGGTCATACGACTTCACGGCGCGGGCAACAACGACAGCCGGGCGAAATTGCTCAAGCAGATCCGGGGCAACTGGAGCCAGTTCGGCGCGACCCCGACCTATTTCGCCTCCAAGCCTGTGGAAGTTCCTTTGACTTTCCGCAACGCGAAATCCGTGAAGCTTTCGCTGACGCAGGCGAAGGAGGAACTGCTGATGCAAGACATCATCGAGCATCTGAAATCGAATCCGGTCCAGATCGACCACATGAAGTCATCCTTTTCCCAGCTCGGAAGGGTGCTGATGGAAAAGAACAGGGATAGGTATCTCGGCGATGAGATCCGCTCGTGGACGGAGGAACTGAAGCCGGCGGCCGGCCATGAGAACACGGAGGCGAACATTGGGCTTGGGAAACTTGCGCCTGGCGCCTATCTCCTCAAGTCGGAACTTGAGGACGGGAACACCGCATGGATCGTGGTGTGGGTGAGGGATCTGGTGATCCTGAAACGCAGCGAGGCGGGCAGGGAGGTGATCTACCTTGTGGATGCGGCGGCGGGTGCGCCGGTGGCGGGTGAGCTGGAGTTCTTCGGTTACCACGCGGACTACCTGCAGAAGCCCGATGGCAAAAGGCGCTTCAACATCGTCACCCATCATTTCACCAAAAAGACCGACGAGGACGGCAAGCTGGTGCTGAAGGAGGAAAAGGGCTGGGACAATGACCGTTGGCATATCATCGCCCGTGCGGGCGAGCGCCGGGCATACCTCGCGGACAGGAACCTCAACTGGCGTGGCAACAACGGCAATGAATACCGTTACGTGGCGCAGAAAACCATCGGCATCACCGACAGGCCGGTGTATCGCCCGGGGCAGGCGGTTCACGTGAAACTGTGGGCCGGGGAGGCGCGGTATGATCTCGGGGAGGAGTCGGCATTCGCCGGGAAGTCGGCAACTATTGAGGTGCGTGATGCCAGGAACGAGGAGGTTTTCAAAAAGGACGGTCTCATCGCCGATGAATATGGCGGGATCACCTTCGACTTCGATCTCAAGGAAGAGGCGGCGCTGGGAAATTACATGGTCACAGTCAGGGGGGAGGTTCCGAACACGGGTTTCAGTTTCCGTGTTGAGGAATACAAGAAGCCTGAGTTCGAGGTGAAGGTGGACGCTCCTTCGGAACCCGTCGCACTCGGCGAGTCTTTTGAGGCGACCGTTTCCGCAAACTACTACCACGGCGCCCCTGTCACAGAGGCGACGGTGAAGATCAAGGTGGAGCGCAATTTCTACAACGACCGCTGGTTCCCCGACGGGCCGTGGGACTGGCTCTACGGACCGGGCTATTGGTGGTGTTACGGCGAATACCCGTGGTATCCGGGCTGGGGGGTATGGGGCTGCATACGCCCGCCCGCCCCATGGTGGGGTGATCGCGGCCGCATGGGTGCCCCGGAACTTGTGCTTGAGCAGGCTTATCCGATCGGCGCCGACGGGAAGGTGAATGTGAAGATCGATAGTTCGATCGCGAAGCTTGTTCACGGCGATCAGGATCACAAATACACGATCACCGCCGAGGTGGTGGATGCCTCACGGCGGACCATCGTGGGGAACGGCTCCGTGCTCGCTGCGAGGGAGCCCTATGATGTCACCGTCTGGCTGGACCGTGGTTATGCCCGGGCAGGCGACAAGGTGACAGGTAGCTTCGCGGCGCGCACGCTCGATGGGAAAACCGTCGAGGGCGAAGCGAAGGCGATCCTCTACAGATCCAGCGTCGATGAGGAAGGTAAGATTACAGAGAAAGAGGTGGCGAGCTGGAAGCCTGAGGGCGGAAACTGGGTTTTCGAGGCCTCTGAGCCAGGACAATACCGGATCGCGGTGGAGTTCACGGATACGAAAGGCCGCAAACGCGAGGGCGCGACGGTGTTCTCGGTGAGCGGCGCGGATGGTGCGGGCGATTTCCGCTACAACGACCTCGAACTGATCCCGGACAAGAAGGAATACAGACCCGGTGATACGGTGAAACTGCTGGTGAACGTGAACAAGCGGAAGTCCCGCGTCTGGCTGTTCATCCGCGCCAACCAAGGCAAGGAGGAGGAGACGAGAATCATCCGCATCAAGGGCAAGTCCCAGGTGGTCGAGATCCCCGTTGCGCTCGGCGACATGCCCAACTTTTTCATCGACGGTGTGACCGTCGCGAACGGCGAGGTGCACACGGTGACCCGTGAGATCGTGCTGCCGCCCGAAAAGCGTAAGCTCGGAGTGGAGGTGATCCCCGCAAAGGACAGGCTCAAGCCGCGCGAGAAAACCTCGCTGACGATCAAGATCACCGACTCCGAGGGAAAACCCTACAAAGGCTCGGCGGCAATCAGCATTTACGACAAGAGCCTGGAGTATATTTCCGGCGGGTCGAACGTGGGTGAGATCGTGCCGTTTTTCTGGGATTGGAAGCGCCACCACTACGGCCCTGGTGTGGAGGATTCCCAGAGCCTTTCTGGAAACCACATGCAGATGCCGAATACCACCTTCATGCAGCAACTTGGGATGTTTGGCGGGATACATGCGAACAGGCGATTCCTGAGCAGGGGGAAAATGAGGTCCGGCGACGGTGGTGGATTCGGAGGTATGCGTGAGGAAATGTTGTTCGAATCGAATTTTGCTACGGACACAGTGATGCCTGGTGCGCCGATGGCGAAAGCCGCCATGGCGATGGACTCAGCCGAGGGAATGTCGCATCAGGTTGGCGGCGGGTCGAATGGCGGGCAAGCGGCTCCTCAGGTAATGGTGCGCTCCGAGTTCGCCGACCTGCTCAAATGGGTCGGCTCCGTGGAAACCAACGAAAAGGGCGAAGCGACCATCGAGATGGAGATGCCGGACAACCTGACGACCTGGAAAATCAAGACCTGGGCGATGGGCAAGGGGACACGGGTCGGCGAGGGATCGGCGGAGATCGTGACCAGCAAGGATCTCATCATCCGCCTGCAGGCACCGCGTTTCTTCGTGGAGAAGGATGAGGTGACTCTGAGTGCCGTCGTCCACAACTATCACAAGGAGGCGAAGGACGTGACCGTGAGCCTGGAACTCGACGGCAAGAACCTCGAAAGCACCGGCGACATGGAACGCCGGGCGGTGATTCCGTCTCAGGGCGAGACCCGCATCGACTGGATCGCGAAAGCCGTTTCCGAAGGCGAGGTGACCATACGCATGAAGGCCATCGCCTCCGACGACTCGGATGCGATGGAGATGAAATTCCCCGTTTATGTCCACGGCATGGTGAAGACGGAATCCTACAGCCGTGCGATCGCGCCGGAGGGAGACAAGGCGGTGATCGAATTCACCCTGCCACAGGAGAGACGCCCTTCCGAAACGAAGCTGACGCTCAACTACTCGCCGAGCGTGGCCAGCGCGATGGTCGATGCGCTGCCTTACCTTGCGAGTTATCCGTATGGCTGCACCGAGCAGACGTTGAACCGCTTCGTTCCGACCACGGTGGTTCACCATATCCTCAAGGATCTCGGCCACGAGCTCGCGGCGATCAAGGACAAGCGTTCGCAGCTCAACCCGCAGAAGATCGGTGATCCCAAGGAGCGCGCGAAGGATTGGCAGCCGAAGAACCCGAACTGGAATCCGGTTTGGGATGAGGCGGAGGTTGCGAAGATGGAGCGGGCGGGGATCGCGAAACTGCGCGACCAGCAGAACCCCGACGGCGGTTGGGGTTGGTTCTCCGCCTTCGAGAGCCAATCCTATCCACATACAACAGCGGTTGTGTTGCACGGCCTGATCCTCGCCCGCGACAGCGGAGCGAAGATCCCGGCCGACATGATCGAGCGCGGCCTTGCATGGCTCGCGAAGCATGAGGAAACCGAAGCGGACAAGATCGCCAATTGGAAGAAGCGCGACAAGAACACCAAGCAGAAAGCCGATTCCATGGATGCGCTCGTCCGTCGCGTGCTCGGCGAGGGCGGCAAGGACAACAAGCAGATGGAGGGCTTCCTTTTCCGGGACAAGAACGACCTGCCGGTCTATGCGAAGGCATTGCTCGGGCTGGAACTCCATCGCACCAAGGATATCGAGAAACGCGACGATGTGATCCGCAACATCCGCCAGTTCCTCAAGCGCGACGAGGAGAACCAGACGGCTTACCTCGACCTGGGGAATGGCGGTTACTGGTGGTATTGGTATGGCAGCGAATTCGAGGCGCAGGCCTGGTTCCTGAAACTGCTCGCCGCCGCCGAGCCGGAGAGCCCGGATGCACGCGGCCTTGTGAAATATCTCATCAACAACCGTAGCCACGCGACCTACTGGAACTCGACGCGCGACACCGCCTACTGCCTGGAAGCCATCGGCGATTACCTCAAAGCCAGCGGTGAGGGCGATCCGAAACTCACCGTCGAAGTTCTGTTGGATGGGAAGGTTCTGAAGACCGTTGAGATCACCAAGGAGAACCTCTTCACCTTCGATAGCACGGTGATCGTCGCAGGCGACATCCTCGGCACCGGCAAGCATACCGTTGAACTGCGCAAGAAAGGCAAAGGCCCGCTCTACTCGAACGCATACGTCGAGTATTTCACGTTGGAGGATTTCATCACGAAAGCCGGCCTCGAAGTGAAGGTGGAAAGGACTTACTACAAGCTCGTCCCCGACAACAAGGTGATCGACGCCGTCGATTCACAAGGCCAGGCCATCGACCAGAAACGCTCGAGGATGAAGCGCGTGGAGTTGAAATCCGGTGACGAGATCAAGAGCGGCGACCTCATCGAGGTCGAGCTCGGCATCGACAGCAAGAACGACTACGAATACCTGCTCTTCGAGGATTGGAAGGCCGCGGGAATGGAAGCGGTTGACGTGCAAAGCGGTTACAACCCGAACGGCCTCGGCGCCTACATGGAACTGCGGGACGAGAAGGTTTCCCTGTTTGTGCAGAACCTGCCCCGCGGTCGCCACAACCTCAGCTACCGCCTCCGCGCCGAGATCCCCGGGAAATTCAGCGCCCTGCCGACCCGTGCCGAGGCGATGTATGCGCCGGAGCTGCGTGCGAACAGCGACGAGATGAAATTCAGGATCGGGGAGTGA